A portion of the Treponema rectale genome contains these proteins:
- a CDS encoding GerMN domain-containing protein: MNGQKIKKMIPLVAIGVFAGSLIYSLIQFGFSPRRDRRVFYFNSYDKSSRIVEVRYLADKPVQGEICCFIDDLLLGPLTNRSRRIFPRGTSVEFCLEKGRDLHVGLSREALSYSGETFDVESNISLFRYNIVKNFTNLDKIYLYIDGHEVP; encoded by the coding sequence ATGAACGGTCAGAAGATAAAAAAAATGATACCCCTTGTTGCAATAGGGGTATTTGCAGGTTCGCTTATTTATTCTCTCATACAGTTTGGTTTTTCACCGCGCAGGGACAGAAGAGTGTTTTATTTTAATTCCTATGATAAAAGCTCAAGGATTGTTGAAGTTCGTTACCTTGCGGATAAGCCCGTGCAGGGGGAAATCTGCTGTTTTATCGATGACCTGCTTCTTGGTCCCCTTACAAACCGCAGCAGGCGCATTTTTCCAAGGGGAACTTCCGTAGAGTTCTGTCTGGAAAAGGGCAGGGACCTTCATGTAGGACTCAGCAGGGAAGCCTTGTCGTATTCCGGCGAGACTTTTGATGTTGAAAGCAACATCAGCCTGTTCAGATACAATATTGTGAAGAATTTCACAAATTTGGATAAAATTTATTTATATATTGATGGGCATGAAGTTCCTTAA
- a CDS encoding ATP-grasp domain-containing protein, translating into MNQDNGYILVLGAGLMQLPAIEAVKELGYKALVIDADPSAVCVHAADRFENIDLKDREKIAELALSLGSSLKAVFTAGTDFSASVAYAAEKCSLPGHSYEACLNASNKVRMRKCFETAGVPSPSFMQITRGSIAQFLSEGKLEEMTFPKVIKPSDNMGARGCRLIRSKKEFLPAVEDAVRNSRTASSILEDYMEGPEFSIDALVYDGTFTITGFADRHIFFSPYFIELGHTMPSAVAEEKKTELIKTFARAVKALGLTRGAAKADIKFTSSGPMIGEVAARLSGGYMSGWTYPYSSGLNLTKEALKLSLGLNPDELEKRRVPVNGITDGDFKIYEVPSEKVSAERAWISIPGTISTVNQVNKIESLPFVKNVFFRNHEGDHVDFPRNNVSKCGNAISVSADYSLAVKAAEYAVSNMVLRLLPDCQETEIFLNGYERPDEEGFPYSAFSLSDTQKLTLEHFSESNPKLRSSSLGSVFESEVSSDILNLKDFNHRTVSETLRIFGLFSDPEMEFDTADFCKALIRGGIQGILYLADCKVSNRLK; encoded by the coding sequence ATGAATCAGGATAACGGATATATACTTGTTTTAGGTGCCGGACTTATGCAGCTGCCGGCAATTGAGGCTGTAAAGGAATTGGGCTACAAGGCTCTTGTTATTGATGCTGATCCTTCTGCAGTATGTGTACATGCTGCTGACAGGTTTGAGAACATTGACCTGAAGGACAGGGAAAAAATAGCAGAACTGGCTCTTTCCTTAGGTTCTTCATTGAAAGCCGTTTTTACTGCAGGTACTGATTTTTCTGCCTCTGTTGCCTATGCAGCAGAAAAATGTTCTCTTCCGGGACATTCTTATGAAGCATGCCTTAATGCCAGTAATAAAGTCAGAATGCGGAAATGTTTTGAAACAGCCGGCGTTCCTTCACCTTCTTTCATGCAGATAACCCGCGGAAGTATTGCTCAGTTTCTGTCTGAGGGAAAGCTTGAGGAAATGACTTTTCCAAAAGTAATAAAGCCTTCTGACAATATGGGTGCAAGAGGCTGCCGCCTGATACGAAGTAAAAAGGAATTCCTTCCTGCAGTAGAAGATGCCGTGCGGAATTCAAGGACTGCATCTTCAATTCTTGAGGACTATATGGAAGGACCTGAATTTTCCATAGATGCTCTTGTTTATGACGGTACGTTTACGATTACGGGATTTGCTGACCGTCATATATTTTTCAGTCCTTATTTTATTGAATTAGGGCATACCATGCCTTCTGCCGTAGCTGAAGAGAAAAAAACAGAACTCATAAAAACTTTTGCCCGTGCTGTAAAGGCGCTGGGACTTACAAGAGGTGCGGCTAAAGCTGATATTAAATTTACATCGTCAGGTCCTATGATAGGTGAAGTTGCAGCCAGACTTTCCGGGGGATACATGTCCGGATGGACATATCCTTATTCATCGGGACTTAATCTTACAAAAGAAGCCTTGAAACTTTCTCTGGGATTGAACCCGGATGAACTGGAAAAACGCCGGGTACCTGTAAACGGGATAACTGACGGGGATTTTAAGATTTATGAGGTTCCTTCTGAAAAGGTAAGTGCAGAAAGGGCCTGGATTTCCATTCCTGGAACTATAAGTACTGTGAATCAGGTTAATAAAATAGAAAGCCTGCCATTCGTAAAGAATGTTTTTTTTAGAAATCACGAAGGGGATCATGTGGATTTTCCCCGAAACAACGTATCAAAATGCGGAAATGCCATAAGTGTTTCAGCAGATTACAGTCTTGCTGTAAAGGCTGCGGAATATGCCGTGTCAAATATGGTCCTGAGGCTTCTGCCGGATTGTCAGGAAACTGAAATCTTTCTGAATGGCTATGAAAGACCTGATGAAGAAGGTTTTCCGTACAGTGCCTTTAGCCTGTCTGACACACAGAAACTTACTCTTGAACATTTTTCTGAATCTAATCCTAAGCTGAGGTCTTCTTCCCTCGGCAGTGTTTTTGAAAGTGAAGTTTCCAGTGATATACTCAATCTGAAGGATTTTAATCATAGAACTGTTTCAGAAACTTTAAGGATTTTCGGTTTGTTCTCAGATCCTGAGATGGAGTTTGATACTGCTGATTTTTGCAAAGCATTAATCAGGGGCGGTATTCAGGGAATCCTTTATCTTGCCGATTGTAAAGTAAGTAACAGACTCAAATAA
- a CDS encoding spiro-SPASM protein yields MKSIVFLYAGFCTKSAFDKIFDSQSAFDRCIEWAGAVEFCSRIVVFASAVTKDSVEKAVAGKPDIQVEVQDEWNVAKVIEKMSALTQENECDFAVYSFADRPFLDNALTSEIISTHLKYIAEYTTADGYPSGFAPEVIDAGALKIMASFAAGVKKEEAEGFVLPGSLFEIMKGDINSFDIEAVIAPKDWRLLRFEFSVSQKIKREACVALYNAAKSENISFKAEDLSMLAERTESVHKTVPAFYNIQIARNCAVIDDFTPYAYQFKKKYGALPLKYGKGHGQRDMSLEDFTKIVSQIAEFSETAVVSLSGWGEPLTVDNIADYVSAVLSYTGLSVLIETDGVLLTPQIAESIANIAHIVPVREDKGPPVSWIVRLDAATEEKYAKMHINTSDFDEEGKSAFSKAKDAVAVLNSLFPGDVYPQFIRVNENEDELEQFYRYWHEKKSPSSGNLIIQKYDYFCGKQPDRKPADLSPLHRIPCWHLKRDMTILADGNVPLCREYVLESHVGNVLEEGLEAVWKKFNDRLSGHMKCQYEDKCELCDEYYTFNF; encoded by the coding sequence ATGAAAAGTATTGTATTTTTATATGCAGGTTTTTGCACGAAAAGTGCCTTTGATAAAATTTTTGACTCACAGTCTGCTTTTGACCGCTGTATTGAATGGGCCGGAGCTGTTGAATTTTGTTCCAGAATTGTAGTGTTTGCTTCTGCCGTTACAAAAGACTCCGTTGAGAAGGCTGTAGCAGGAAAACCTGATATACAGGTGGAAGTTCAGGATGAATGGAACGTTGCAAAAGTTATAGAAAAGATGTCCGCCCTTACTCAGGAAAATGAATGCGATTTTGCCGTTTATTCTTTTGCAGACAGACCTTTTCTTGATAATGCCCTTACTTCTGAAATCATTTCAACTCATCTTAAGTATATTGCAGAATATACAACTGCGGATGGTTATCCTTCCGGTTTTGCCCCTGAAGTTATTGATGCAGGTGCCCTTAAAATAATGGCTTCTTTTGCCGCCGGCGTAAAAAAAGAGGAGGCGGAAGGTTTCGTTTTGCCTGGTAGTCTGTTTGAGATAATGAAGGGCGATATAAACTCTTTTGATATTGAAGCTGTTATTGCACCTAAAGACTGGCGTCTTCTTCGTTTTGAGTTTTCTGTATCCCAGAAAATAAAAAGGGAAGCCTGTGTTGCTCTTTATAATGCTGCGAAATCAGAAAACATCAGTTTTAAGGCAGAAGATTTGAGTATGCTTGCTGAACGTACGGAAAGCGTTCATAAAACGGTACCTGCATTTTATAACATTCAGATTGCAAGAAACTGTGCCGTAATAGACGACTTTACGCCTTATGCATATCAGTTTAAGAAAAAGTACGGGGCTCTTCCGCTTAAATACGGAAAAGGACACGGACAGAGGGATATGAGTCTTGAGGATTTTACTAAAATTGTTTCTCAGATTGCAGAATTTTCCGAAACTGCCGTAGTTTCTTTAAGCGGATGGGGGGAACCTCTTACTGTTGATAATATTGCAGATTATGTAAGTGCAGTTCTTTCATATACCGGACTTTCTGTATTAATAGAAACAGATGGCGTACTTCTCACTCCTCAGATTGCAGAGAGCATTGCTAACATTGCCCATATTGTTCCGGTAAGGGAAGATAAGGGCCCGCCTGTAAGCTGGATTGTACGTCTGGATGCTGCTACAGAAGAAAAATATGCAAAAATGCATATTAATACATCAGATTTTGATGAGGAAGGTAAAAGCGCATTTTCTAAGGCTAAAGATGCCGTTGCTGTTCTGAACAGTCTGTTTCCGGGAGATGTATATCCTCAGTTCATAAGAGTGAATGAAAATGAAGATGAACTTGAGCAGTTTTACCGTTACTGGCATGAAAAAAAATCACCGTCATCCGGAAACCTTATTATTCAGAAATATGATTATTTTTGTGGAAAACAGCCGGACAGAAAACCTGCAGATTTATCTCCTCTTCATAGAATTCCATGCTGGCATTTAAAACGGGACATGACGATTCTTGCAGATGGAAATGTTCCTTTATGCCGTGAATATGTACTGGAATCTCATGTAGGAAACGTTCTTGAGGAAGGTCTTGAAGCTGTATGGAAAAAGTTCAATGACAGATTGTCCGGTCATATGAAATGTCAGTATGAGGACAAATGTGAGTTGTGCGATGAATATTATACCTTCAATTTTTAA
- a CDS encoding flagellar filament outer layer protein FlaA, which produces MKKILVLTAAAMLAGFGFAKESTLIDFTQLDADCCADENGNSKENSRTVMDFSVAAGATFTSDQKALMRTSLALPNWEVVLNSSAQNVTSVALSQVVAAPVKESADVPFAGKNVMGVRVLFPTWNNNANAKIVPPFEIQAYEPLADADADGNRGEPTDEQKGKYLFEDGYGLVKNVGTLKSIAVTTMGMNYPHQLYVLLKDNDNVERRYLMGNLFFDGWKTLVWNNPDYISEVRTREIRIYPIYPRGLPFVKFCGFQVTRDASDDGDNYIGYFKDVKIIYDLAVLSSDRDIDDEDLWKIVTKKERDRQSSEMNKFGSKQVNRYIEKEKMATENEFSSSLEENSDSNAQSSTGAAK; this is translated from the coding sequence ATGAAGAAGATTTTAGTTTTAACTGCCGCTGCTATGTTAGCAGGTTTCGGTTTCGCAAAGGAATCAACACTTATTGATTTCACACAGCTTGACGCTGATTGTTGTGCCGATGAAAACGGAAACTCTAAAGAAAATAGCAGAACTGTAATGGATTTTTCTGTAGCTGCTGGTGCAACATTTACCAGTGATCAGAAAGCACTTATGAGAACTTCTTTGGCTTTGCCTAACTGGGAAGTTGTTCTCAATTCATCAGCACAGAATGTTACAAGTGTTGCTCTTTCACAGGTTGTAGCAGCACCAGTAAAAGAAAGTGCAGATGTTCCTTTCGCAGGAAAGAACGTAATGGGTGTACGTGTTCTTTTCCCGACATGGAACAATAACGCTAATGCAAAAATCGTTCCACCGTTCGAAATTCAGGCATATGAACCATTAGCAGATGCAGATGCTGACGGAAACCGTGGTGAGCCAACTGATGAACAGAAAGGAAAATACCTTTTTGAAGATGGTTATGGTCTTGTAAAGAATGTAGGAACATTGAAATCTATAGCTGTAACAACAATGGGTATGAATTATCCACACCAGCTTTATGTTCTTCTTAAGGATAATGATAACGTTGAACGCCGCTATCTTATGGGTAACCTTTTCTTTGATGGTTGGAAGACTCTTGTATGGAACAACCCTGATTATATTTCAGAAGTTCGTACACGTGAAATCAGAATCTATCCAATCTATCCACGTGGACTTCCATTTGTAAAGTTCTGCGGATTCCAGGTTACACGTGATGCAAGCGATGATGGTGATAACTACATCGGTTACTTTAAGGATGTAAAGATTATTTATGACCTTGCAGTTCTTTCATCTGATCGTGATATTGATGATGAAGACCTTTGGAAGATCGTTACAAAGAAAGAACGTGATCGCCAGAGTTCAGAAATGAACAAGTTCGGTAGCAAGCAGGTTAACCGCTATATTGAAAAAGAAAAGATGGCTACAGAAAATGAATTCTCTTCTTCACTTGAAGAAAATTCAGATTCTAACGCTCAGTCTTCTACTGGTGCAGCAAAATAA
- a CDS encoding tetratricopeptide repeat protein, producing the protein MDRKIPNKERLSLIYSSYNTVFTEVLTKIEARLKDVIHLNSKPTYKTRIKSFGSYYKKILRQKNDQIGDDNPNFVTLTDMMGIRVICAFLEDLADVQNQICKNFDVKEIEKKGAEQSFREFGYESIHILVKIPEDCMPDTKQPVLPEDTVCEIQIRTILQDAWAEVEHELIYKSEFNPFDKPLRRKLASINASLTLADMIFQEIRDYQNKLQYEIGTRRNTFYEKADDLTSEVLLPGSSASKSSPSDSDEVKIDKNASIDDLVLSALHEHNIGNFSKAQVIYTRILESVPVPPPVVMGVIFKHRGMAYFAQGKYDEALSDFKQSILSDPKSFRSLYYEGIVYSIQNKHEEAIDCFNRSLEIDSYQSHVYYRRSLAYFNLGNYVEALKDIDNAEKLGLKDDDIVNLKKKIIEKFDMGM; encoded by the coding sequence ATGGACAGAAAAATTCCAAATAAAGAACGGCTTTCTTTAATTTACAGTTCTTATAATACCGTTTTTACGGAAGTTCTTACTAAAATTGAAGCACGGTTAAAGGACGTAATTCATTTAAATTCGAAACCGACATATAAAACCAGAATTAAATCTTTTGGAAGTTATTATAAAAAGATTTTGCGTCAGAAAAATGATCAGATTGGAGATGATAATCCAAATTTTGTTACGCTTACGGACATGATGGGGATTAGAGTTATCTGTGCATTTTTGGAAGATCTGGCTGATGTTCAGAATCAGATTTGTAAGAATTTCGACGTAAAGGAAATAGAAAAAAAAGGGGCAGAGCAGTCTTTTAGAGAATTTGGTTATGAATCAATACATATTCTGGTAAAGATTCCGGAAGACTGTATGCCTGATACCAAACAGCCTGTTCTTCCTGAAGATACAGTTTGTGAGATTCAGATAAGAACAATTCTTCAGGACGCATGGGCAGAAGTTGAACATGAACTTATTTATAAATCAGAGTTTAATCCTTTTGATAAACCTTTAAGAAGAAAACTGGCATCAATTAATGCAAGTCTTACACTTGCCGACATGATATTTCAGGAAATTCGTGACTATCAGAATAAGTTGCAGTATGAAATTGGAACAAGAAGGAATACTTTTTATGAAAAGGCAGATGATCTTACCAGTGAGGTACTGCTTCCTGGAAGTTCTGCTTCAAAGAGCAGTCCTTCAGATTCTGATGAGGTTAAGATAGATAAAAATGCCAGTATTGATGATCTTGTCCTTTCTGCACTTCACGAACACAATATCGGTAATTTTTCTAAAGCTCAGGTTATTTATACAAGGATTCTTGAGTCAGTTCCCGTACCTCCGCCAGTTGTTATGGGGGTCATCTTTAAACACAGGGGAATGGCGTATTTTGCTCAGGGAAAGTATGATGAAGCGCTTTCTGACTTTAAGCAGAGTATTTTAAGCGATCCAAAAAGTTTCCGTTCTTTATATTATGAAGGAATCGTCTACAGCATTCAGAATAAGCATGAAGAGGCAATAGACTGTTTTAATCGTTCTCTTGAGATTGATTCTTATCAAAGTCATGTTTATTACAGACGTTCTCTTGCATATTTTAACCTTGGCAATTATGTAGAAGCTCTGAAAGATATTGATAATGCAGAAAAGTTAGGCCTGAAGGATGATGATATTGTAAATCTTAAGAAGAAGATAATTGAAAAGTTTGATATGGGCATGTAA
- a CDS encoding N-acetylmuramoyl-L-alanine amidase family protein — protein MSVNGRIFTASVSLLLLFAGNIHASDVNVLEYAEKSGVEVYYNPLNATGALEKEGHFISFSTAGGIPSVKDEGEFLDGANPRLEGSILLAGQKYLDNAQDFFNVEETGNPYRIGAILIDPGHGGKDPGASATHKINGKNIKVVEKDVNLSVGLKLYDRLRKAYPSKKILMTRSTDVFLSLSQRTEIANSVKLGENEAILYVSIHVNASLDKTASGYEVWYLSPGYRRSVIDSKTVEGDQSLIPILNSMMEEEYTTESILIAKFILDGIASQVGKLSSSRGIKAEEWFVVRNAKMPSVLIETGFLTNPEEAALLADDEYLKKLSLGMYNGLEAFVEHFERSRGFTGVK, from the coding sequence ATGTCAGTGAACGGTCGTATTTTTACAGCATCGGTTTCTCTTCTTCTTTTGTTTGCAGGAAATATTCATGCTTCAGACGTGAATGTTCTTGAGTATGCAGAAAAGTCCGGGGTTGAAGTATATTATAATCCTCTGAATGCAACCGGGGCTCTTGAAAAGGAAGGGCATTTCATCAGTTTTTCTACGGCAGGAGGAATTCCTTCTGTAAAAGATGAAGGAGAATTTCTGGATGGCGCAAATCCGAGGCTTGAAGGCAGTATTCTTTTAGCCGGTCAGAAGTATCTTGATAATGCTCAGGATTTTTTTAATGTTGAAGAAACCGGAAATCCCTATAGAATCGGTGCAATCCTCATAGATCCGGGACACGGCGGAAAAGATCCGGGAGCAAGTGCGACCCATAAAATAAACGGAAAAAACATAAAGGTTGTCGAAAAAGACGTGAATCTTTCTGTCGGACTTAAGCTTTATGACCGGCTTAGAAAGGCTTATCCTTCAAAAAAAATACTTATGACCCGCAGTACGGATGTTTTTCTTTCCCTGAGTCAGCGTACGGAGATTGCTAATTCCGTAAAGCTTGGAGAAAATGAAGCTATTCTTTATGTTTCAATTCATGTAAATGCCAGTCTGGACAAAACTGCCTCCGGATATGAGGTCTGGTATCTTTCTCCAGGCTACAGGCGTTCGGTCATTGATTCTAAAACCGTTGAGGGAGACCAGTCCCTGATACCTATCCTGAACAGCATGATGGAGGAAGAATATACTACGGAATCAATACTGATTGCAAAGTTTATTCTTGACGGAATTGCTTCTCAGGTAGGAAAACTCAGTTCTTCCCGGGGAATTAAGGCAGAAGAATGGTTTGTCGTCAGAAATGCAAAGATGCCGAGTGTTCTTATAGAAACAGGTTTTCTTACAAATCCTGAAGAAGCAGCCCTTCTTGCAGATGACGAGTACTTGAAAAAGCTTTCTCTTGGTATGTATAATGGATTAGAGGCGTTTGTAGAACATTTTGAACGCTCAAGAGGATTTACCGGAGTAAAATGA
- the xseA gene encoding exodeoxyribonuclease VII large subunit, which translates to MEQENNILTVTQLTNLIKTLLEGSFSSVTLMGEISNYRPSGQGHLYFYLKDADSVISAVMFRGNAASLKFTPKDGMVVQVRGRISVYNQRGNYQIIITSMEKAGTGAIMEMLEMRKQKLAAEGLFDSKNKKKLPFFPDTVGVITGANTAALRDILNVISRRNPKVNVTILPAIVQGEDAAPTVIRQIRTANAYKMCDTLIIARGGGSLEDLLPFSDENVVREAAASDIPIISAIGHDTDWSLCDFACDVRAPTPSAAAELAVPVLTEFTETIQWYKNDFIHKITDSLSRLRLTLRTFTPQNLELYFRNIEQPYLNRFDDAVRSLKDSMQRIVEEKKQTVAKCIQDLENCNPQTIFDRGYSMVTTADGKILRDASTLKSGEILTIRPAKGSIQTKVL; encoded by the coding sequence ATGGAGCAGGAAAACAATATTCTCACCGTAACACAGCTTACAAACCTCATAAAAACACTTCTTGAAGGCAGTTTCAGCTCAGTTACCCTTATGGGAGAAATATCAAACTACAGGCCTTCCGGACAGGGACATTTATACTTTTACCTGAAAGACGCAGATTCAGTAATCAGTGCCGTTATGTTCCGGGGAAATGCAGCTTCCCTCAAATTCACACCTAAAGACGGAATGGTTGTTCAGGTTCGCGGCAGAATATCAGTTTACAACCAGCGCGGTAATTACCAGATAATCATTACTTCCATGGAAAAAGCCGGCACCGGTGCAATCATGGAAATGCTTGAAATGCGTAAACAGAAACTTGCAGCAGAAGGTCTGTTTGATTCAAAAAATAAAAAAAAGCTGCCTTTCTTTCCTGATACGGTAGGAGTCATTACCGGTGCAAATACGGCAGCACTCCGCGACATACTCAATGTAATCTCCAGAAGAAACCCTAAAGTAAACGTAACCATCCTTCCGGCCATCGTTCAGGGAGAAGATGCAGCACCTACCGTCATACGGCAGATAAGAACTGCAAACGCCTATAAGATGTGTGACACCCTTATAATTGCAAGAGGAGGAGGCTCTCTGGAAGACCTTCTTCCGTTCAGCGATGAAAACGTCGTCAGGGAAGCTGCCGCATCTGACATTCCAATCATCAGTGCCATTGGACATGATACAGACTGGTCTCTTTGTGACTTTGCCTGTGATGTAAGGGCCCCTACCCCAAGTGCCGCTGCAGAACTTGCAGTTCCAGTCCTTACAGAGTTTACGGAAACAATACAATGGTATAAAAATGATTTCATACACAAAATAACTGATTCACTTTCCAGACTGAGGCTTACCCTGAGAACTTTTACACCTCAAAATCTGGAACTGTATTTCAGGAATATCGAACAGCCTTACCTGAACAGGTTTGATGATGCAGTAAGGAGCCTGAAAGATTCCATGCAGCGTATCGTGGAAGAAAAAAAACAGACCGTTGCAAAATGCATTCAGGATCTTGAAAACTGCAATCCTCAGACAATATTTGACCGCGGATATTCCATGGTAACGACGGCTGACGGAAAAATCCTAAGGGATGC
- a CDS encoding cytidylyltransferase domain-containing protein gives MKTVVIAQCRLSSTRLPGKALLPLAEKPVLEWVLSAMKKVHADDYYVAVDFDSEQALRPVIEKCGWKVFAGPLEDVLERYLKAIEVSGADLVIRATCDNPFLFYEAADSLLNEFLRREQTVPCDYITYSGLPHGSGVEIFKASSLRKAAENTQDPYDHEHVGPALYNHREKFRCEFIKAPKRWYYPELRTTIDTLFDYFKAENLAEEIISKTGKTGPFTTEQILEGLNAESVKNPVLFVPCVKKGCGTGHLRRCLELTLAVKGRICIPEDSGLEEIAALVDEYKARGLRDSQIISVLSDIHNYSLVVTDPFVSDSGMLKKYASETKLACIDDGNQKAYEADYLLTVLPPLDVKSEVNFSEPAFIPLPENKRGSAPEKIRKVIVTVGGEDPAGLAETSAAIMAGEGYDVTLVKNCAAGENLSAVRVLDRVENLKEHLAEYDLCITHFGFTAFEALGAGIKVVLLSSSDLHEKLAVRYGFACVKKGQLNKDSLLKAVHYSFDASVSFNSSESKKLSSFIRELAAGKKYRCPVCRKEGAFEDEVVFRTEHRTFRKCRHCGMQYISYTMQNIETEYNHDYFFDDYKKQYGKTYLDDFSSIKQQCVRRMQIIDSIYKKRRSSSAPMILDVGCAMGPFLSAAADSGWFSYGTDVSSEAVEYIQQKLNFPASCSRFPDFDSVQEFGIEQFDAVTMWYVIEHFQDLDSVLKAVSSLVKKNGVFAFSTPSASGVSAKYRRESFYRNSPADHYSLWELDKAAGILRKYGFKIVQVVSTGIHPERHPLVEKNRWTEKSFQFGMLRAAMKLRKTGDTFEVYCKKI, from the coding sequence TTGAAAACAGTAGTTATTGCTCAGTGCAGGCTTTCTTCTACAAGACTTCCCGGTAAAGCCCTGCTGCCTCTTGCAGAAAAACCGGTTCTTGAATGGGTTCTGTCTGCAATGAAGAAAGTTCATGCGGATGATTATTATGTTGCCGTTGATTTTGACAGTGAACAGGCGCTCAGGCCTGTAATAGAAAAATGCGGCTGGAAAGTTTTTGCCGGTCCTCTTGAAGATGTTCTTGAGAGGTATTTGAAGGCTATAGAAGTTTCCGGTGCAGATCTTGTAATCCGGGCAACCTGTGATAATCCTTTTCTGTTTTATGAAGCTGCAGATTCTCTTTTGAATGAATTCCTGAGACGGGAACAGACTGTACCATGTGATTACATAACGTATTCCGGTCTTCCTCATGGAAGCGGTGTAGAAATATTCAAGGCTTCATCATTAAGGAAGGCTGCGGAAAATACGCAGGATCCCTATGATCATGAACATGTAGGTCCTGCCCTTTATAATCACAGGGAAAAGTTCCGCTGTGAGTTTATAAAAGCTCCAAAGCGCTGGTATTATCCTGAACTGCGGACAACGATTGATACTCTGTTTGATTATTTTAAGGCAGAAAATCTTGCTGAAGAAATAATTTCAAAAACAGGAAAAACAGGTCCGTTTACAACCGAACAGATTCTTGAAGGCCTGAATGCGGAAAGTGTAAAGAATCCTGTTCTTTTCGTTCCATGCGTAAAAAAAGGCTGCGGAACCGGTCATTTACGCCGGTGTCTGGAACTTACACTGGCAGTAAAAGGACGCATCTGCATTCCTGAAGATTCCGGACTGGAGGAAATTGCTGCTCTTGTGGATGAGTATAAAGCCAGGGGATTAAGGGACAGTCAGATAATTTCAGTTCTGTCTGATATTCATAATTATTCTCTTGTAGTGACAGATCCTTTTGTTTCTGATTCCGGAATGCTTAAGAAATATGCTTCTGAAACGAAACTTGCATGCATAGATGACGGAAATCAGAAAGCTTATGAGGCTGATTATCTTCTGACTGTGCTGCCTCCGCTTGATGTAAAAAGTGAAGTAAACTTTTCAGAACCGGCATTCATTCCCCTGCCTGAGAATAAACGCGGTAGTGCTCCTGAAAAAATAAGAAAAGTGATTGTTACTGTTGGTGGAGAGGATCCTGCCGGGCTTGCAGAAACTTCAGCTGCCATTATGGCCGGAGAAGGTTATGATGTAACGCTGGTAAAAAATTGTGCTGCCGGTGAAAACCTTTCTGCCGTAAGAGTTCTTGACAGGGTGGAAAATCTGAAAGAACATCTGGCGGAATATGATCTGTGCATTACTCATTTTGGATTTACTGCATTTGAAGCTTTGGGAGCCGGTATAAAAGTCGTGCTTCTTTCTTCTTCAGACCTGCATGAGAAACTTGCAGTACGCTATGGTTTTGCCTGTGTAAAAAAAGGACAGCTGAATAAAGACAGTCTCCTTAAAGCTGTTCATTATTCCTTTGATGCTTCTGTTTCTTTTAATTCTTCTGAATCAAAAAAGCTTTCATCCTTTATACGGGAACTTGCTGCCGGAAAGAAATACCGCTGTCCGGTATGCAGAAAGGAAGGAGCCTTTGAGGATGAGGTTGTATTCCGTACGGAGCACAGAACCTTCAGAAAATGCAGGCATTGCGGAATGCAGTATATTTCATATACGATGCAGAACATAGAAACTGAATACAATCATGACTATTTTTTTGATGACTATAAGAAGCAGTATGGAAAGACATATCTTGATGATTTCAGTTCCATAAAACAACAGTGCGTGCGGAGAATGCAGATTATTGATTCAATTTATAAAAAACGCCGTTCTTCTTCTGCACCGATGATACTGGATGTGGGCTGTGCCATGGGACCTTTTCTTTCTGCTGCAGCTGATTCAGGATGGTTTTCTTATGGAACTGATGTTTCCAGTGAAGCCGTAGAATATATACAGCAGAAACTGAATTTTCCTGCTTCCTGTTCAAGGTTTCCGGATTTTGATTCTGTACAGGAATTTGGAATAGAGCAGTTTGATGCCGTTACCATGTGGTATGTTATTGAGCATTTTCAGGATCTGGACAGCGTCCTTAAGGCTGTTTCTTCCCTTGTTAAGAAAAACGGAGTTTTTGCATTCAGTACGCCTTCTGCATCTGGAGTGAGTGCAAAGTATAGAAGGGAATCGTTTTACAGGAATTCTCCGGCTGATCATTATTCGCTGTGGGAGCTGGATAAGGCCGCTGGAATTTTAAGAAAGTACGGTTTTAAGATCGTACAGGTTGTATCGACAGGTATTCATCCTGAACGTCATCCGCTGGTTGAAAAAAACAGATGGACGGAAAAGAGTTTTCAGTTTGGAATGCTCAGGGCCGCAATGAAACTTCGTAAAACCGGTGATACGTTTGAAGTATACTGTAAAAAAATCTGA